The Triticum aestivum cultivar Chinese Spring chromosome 7B, IWGSC CS RefSeq v2.1, whole genome shotgun sequence genome window below encodes:
- the LOC123159190 gene encoding WAS/WASL-interacting protein family member 1, with translation MPQRFGRSRVAHSRFFLCSWLALTAKGHMPRPTTSSHCLAPPPPHLSFLPPLPASRALSLSRLRSPQVSARLRVSGQQQQLRQFGARRSRALGDVEEDDLPLPHSGVLLCAVERRPWPPDARAPPAKDAPASRPPPRHPHLVGDLHQVPSSARTTLRARPAALQPERFGRLAPEAEERSSLPRASPARTNQQADPASFSLPSPFLFFRRDASSLPSLLRRGSRQQAAACARRWRRQMEKRWWCPAAKQFN, from the exons ATGCCCCAGAGGTTCGGCCGGTCCCGCGTCGCTCATTCTCGCTTCTTCCTCTGCTCGTGGCTCGCGTTGACTGCGAAAGGCCACATGCCTCGTCCAACCACATCCTCTCACTGccttgctcctccaccaccacaccTCTCCTTTCTTCCTCCCCTCCCTGCCAGCCGGGCACTCTCCCTCTCCCGCCTCCGTTCGCCGCAGGTGAGTGCGCGGCTGCGGGTGTCTGGCCAACAGCAACAACTGCGGCAGTTCGGCGCCCGGAGAAGCCGCGCGTTGGGCGATGTGGAGGAGGACGACCTGCCGCTTCCTCATTCGGGCGTCCTCCTCTGCGCCGTCG AGAGACGTCCATGGCCGCCCGATGCCCGAGCGCCGCCGGCCAAGGACGCGCCGGCGTCCAGACCCCCTCCACGCCATCCCCATCTCGTTGGAGACCTACACCAAGTCCCATCCAGCGCCCGCACCACCCTTCGGGCCCGCCCCGCAGCTCTGCAGCCCGAGCGCTTCGGCCGCCTCGCACccgaagcagaggagaggagctcCCTACCACGAGCCTCTCCAGCCCGGACAAACCAGCAGGCCGACCCCGCCTCCTTCTCACTTCCCTCCCCCTTCCTTTTTTTCCGCCGGGACGCATCATCCCTTCCTTCGCTTCTGCGGCGTGGAAGCCGACAGCAAGCTGCAGCCTGTGCCAGGCGATGGAGAAGGCAAATGGAGAAGCGGTGGTGGTGCCCGGCGGCGAAGCAGTTTAATTAA